A single window of Coffea eugenioides isolate CCC68of chromosome 7, Ceug_1.0, whole genome shotgun sequence DNA harbors:
- the LOC113776753 gene encoding LOW QUALITY PROTEIN: putative ETHYLENE INSENSITIVE 3-like 4 protein (The sequence of the model RefSeq protein was modified relative to this genomic sequence to represent the inferred CDS: deleted 1 base in 1 codon), which yields MVEFHEEEDDPLSPANAEIDQEEDEVEEISYDDLKKRMWKDRLTMEKLKRMMENERLLAESQAKEDMSRRKKMSRAQDSILKYMVKIMEVCNAQGFVDGIVPEKGKAMTGSSDSLREWWKGKVKFDQMAPVAIAEFLPKIIQEGGVDPNSLLYLLQGIPDTILGSLLSALMQHCVPPQRRFPLENGLPPPWWPTGKELWWGDQGMAQEQGAPPYKKPHDLKKAWKVSVLASVIIKHMAPDFNRLRRLVRQSKCLQDKMTARDTSTWSRIVDQEEALSKLTEKALKISPSEQDDQEKEKEEGLNLASVAASEKRKCMFECEVILDSLLACQNSDCPQSNLSSGFSDKNSRSEHEKTCIYRKSDGEKNDADIKSQESNSFPVGLSIYHQPFPEGQVLFTADQVMVNDDHHGVTSQHDWMDTYHDEIGQLPLDHDAYGNMDLNLIPSEESPVPQENATSIWDLSYH from the exons ATGGTAGAGTTTCATGAAGAAGAGGATGATCCTCTCAGCCCAGCAAACGCAGAAATTGATCAAGAGGAAGATGAAGTTGAAGAGATTAGCTATGATGATCTCAAGAAACGGATGTGGAAGGATCGGCTGAcgatggaaaagctgaaaagGATGATGGAAAATGAAAGGCTGCTAGCTGAATCCCAAGCTAAAGAAGATAtgtcaagaaggaagaaaatgtcaAGAGCTCAAGATTCAATTCTTAAGTATATGGTGAAGATTATGGAAGTCTGCAATGCTCAAGGGTTTGTTGATGGGATTGTTCCAGAGAAGGGCAAAGCTATGACTGGCTCATCTGACAGTTTGCGCGAATGGTGGAAAGGTAAGGTCAAGTTTGATCAAATGGCTCCAGTTGCCATAGCCGAATTCTTGCCTAAAATTATTCAAGAAGGTGGAGTTGATCCAAATTCGCTTTTGTATCTTCTTCAAGGTATACCAGATACTATTTTAGGCTCACTTCTTTCAGCTCTTATGCAACACTGCGTTCCTCCCCAGCGGCGGTTTCCGTTAGAGAATGGTTTGCCACCGCCGTGGTGGCCTACCGGGAAGGAACTCTGGTGGGGTGATCAGGGGATGGCGCAAGAACAAGGCGCACCACCGTATAAGAAGCCTCATGACCTTAAAAAGGCATGGAAGGTGAGCGTTTTGGCTTCTGTTATA ATTAAGCATATGGCTCCAGATTTTAACCGATTGAGGAGGTTGGTGAGGCAGTCTAAATGCTTGCAAGATAAAATGACAGCCAGAGATACTTCTACTTGGTCCAGAATTGTTGATCAAGAGGAAGCCCTTTCGAAATTGACTGAGAAAGCACTGAAGATTTCACCATCCGAGCAAgatgatcaagaaaaggaaaaggaggagGGCCTTAATTTGGCAAGTGTAGCAGCAAGTGAGAAAAGGAAGTGCATGTTTGAATGTGAGGTGATTTTGGATAGTTTGCTTGCTTGCCAGAACTCTGATTGTCCACAAAGTAATCTAAGTTCTGGATTTTCAGACAAGAATTCTAGGTCTGAGCATGAAAAAACATGCATTTACCGCAAGAGTGATGGTGAAAAGAATGATGCAGACATTAAATCTCAAGAATCTAATTCATTTCCGGTTGGTCTTTCAATCTACCATCAACCATTTCCTGAAGGACAAGTATTGTTCACAGCAGATCAAGTAATGGTTAATGATGATCATCATGGGGTGACCAGCCAACATGATTGGATGGATACGTATCATGATGAAATTGGACAGCTTCCTTTGGATCATGATGCATATGGAAACATGGACTTAAATTTGATTCCATCAGAAGAAAGTCCAGTTCCACAAGAAAATGCAACTTCGATTTGGGATTTGTCATATCATTAA